Proteins encoded together in one Coriobacteriia bacterium window:
- the holB gene encoding DNA polymerase III subunit delta', whose amino-acid sequence MGRDVWDDLIGQPRAVEVLRTQAREGSVAHAYLFVGPAGTGKKKAAKALSCAIFCEDGCGGCPTCARVKRDTHPDIHVLQPEGTATYLVDQVRDLIHDVNLRPVEASHKVYLIEQADALNAESANAFLKTLEEPPDDVVFVLLARMVESVLPTIVSRCQVIRFRPMPPTAAAALLTERTGAGEDEARAALAAAGSVMPQALEFLRSQGRRAARDAVVGVLRELPSMDAHDVLVATRSLLSTVKVPLDELKASQAEELRERREFVGGSERAVADRHKREMTAREREGLAEILNVTDSWLRDCLAVASGAPDAVANRDGLDAMIALSTVPAGRFLSALAAIGESRRRISYNVSPQSAVEAMLLDIQEAFQCPQPWE is encoded by the coding sequence ATGGGCCGAGACGTCTGGGACGACCTCATCGGACAGCCGCGAGCCGTCGAGGTCCTGAGGACGCAGGCGCGCGAGGGTTCGGTGGCGCACGCGTACCTCTTCGTCGGTCCCGCGGGTACGGGCAAGAAGAAGGCAGCGAAGGCGCTGTCGTGCGCGATCTTCTGCGAGGACGGATGCGGAGGCTGCCCGACGTGCGCGCGGGTGAAGCGCGACACCCATCCTGACATCCACGTGCTGCAGCCGGAGGGGACGGCCACCTACCTCGTCGATCAGGTGCGCGACCTCATCCACGACGTGAACCTTCGACCGGTGGAGGCCTCCCACAAGGTCTACCTGATCGAGCAGGCCGACGCGCTCAACGCCGAGTCCGCCAACGCGTTCCTGAAGACACTGGAGGAGCCCCCGGACGATGTGGTCTTCGTGCTCCTCGCCCGGATGGTCGAGTCGGTGCTGCCCACCATCGTCTCGCGTTGTCAGGTGATCAGGTTCCGCCCGATGCCGCCGACCGCCGCCGCGGCCCTGCTGACGGAGCGCACGGGGGCGGGCGAGGACGAGGCACGCGCGGCGCTCGCGGCCGCCGGGAGCGTGATGCCGCAGGCGCTCGAGTTCCTCAGGTCGCAGGGGCGACGCGCCGCGCGCGACGCCGTCGTCGGCGTGTTGCGCGAGTTGCCGTCGATGGACGCGCACGACGTACTGGTCGCCACGCGCTCGCTGCTCTCCACCGTCAAGGTGCCGCTCGACGAGCTCAAGGCGTCCCAGGCCGAGGAGCTGCGCGAACGGCGGGAGTTCGTCGGGGGCTCCGAGCGCGCCGTCGCGGACCGGCACAAGCGGGAGATGACCGCTCGGGAGCGCGAGGGTCTCGCGGAGATCCTCAACGTCACGGACAGCTGGCTCCGGGATTGCTTGGCAGTGGCGAGCGGGGCGCCGGACGCCGTCGCGAACCGCGACGGTTTGGACGCGATGATCGCGCTTTCCACGGTGCCGGCGGGCCGGTTCTTGTCCGCCCTCGCGGCAATCGGTGAGTCCCGGCGCCGCATCTCGTATAATGTGAGCCCCCAGTCGGCCGTAGAGGCCATGCTGCTCGACATACAGGAGGCGTTCCAGTGCCCACAGCCGTGGGAGTGA
- the tmk gene encoding dTMP kinase produces MGGCLVSFEGGEGCGKSTQLARVASRLRAAGVECTCVREPGGTPLGDLVRRLLLDPAHEGIEATAELLLYEASRAELVAKVLRPALANGGVVLADRFADSSTAYQAAGRGLPLSQVLEFNAWATGGLTPDLTVLLDVDPRVGLKRATGAGADRLELEDIAFHERVRSGFLELAKAEQERFRVVDASADEGAVFEGVWAAVAPVLRSRGTAV; encoded by the coding sequence ATGGGCGGATGTCTCGTCTCCTTCGAAGGGGGCGAGGGTTGCGGGAAGTCGACGCAGCTCGCGCGAGTCGCGTCGCGCTTGCGCGCGGCGGGCGTCGAGTGCACGTGCGTCCGCGAGCCGGGAGGCACTCCTCTGGGCGATCTCGTCCGCAGGCTCCTCCTCGATCCGGCGCACGAGGGCATCGAGGCCACTGCGGAGTTGCTCTTGTACGAGGCGAGCAGGGCGGAACTCGTCGCCAAGGTCCTGCGTCCGGCTCTGGCGAACGGAGGGGTTGTGCTCGCCGACCGGTTCGCCGACTCGTCGACGGCCTACCAGGCCGCTGGGCGCGGTCTGCCGCTCTCGCAGGTCCTCGAGTTCAACGCATGGGCGACCGGAGGTCTCACGCCCGATCTGACGGTCCTGCTCGACGTCGACCCGCGCGTAGGTCTGAAGCGCGCCACCGGCGCGGGAGCCGACCGTCTCGAACTGGAGGACATCGCATTCCACGAGCGCGTGCGATCGGGGTTCCTGGAGCTCGCGAAGGCCGAGCAGGAGCGGTTCCGCGTGGTCGACGCGTCGGCGGACGAGGGCGCTGTCTTCGAGGGAGTCTGGGCCGCGGTAGCTCCGGTCCTGCGGTCGCGCGGAACGGCGGTCTGA
- a CDS encoding FumA C-terminus/TtdB family hydratase beta subunit — MSEPLRLSLPADRDTLASLRAGDEVLVTGTVFTARDATHERLLAEARATGALPYGLAGQAIFYAGPTPAAAGRAIGAIGPTTARRMDPFTPEMLAGGVTVTIGKGARSSAVRAACVANGAVYLAAVGGAAALLAEHVRSARTVAYPELGTEALVELEVEDLPAFVAIDTLGGDLYAEARVQWRREGR; from the coding sequence GTGTCTGAGCCGCTGCGTCTGAGTCTGCCCGCGGACCGCGATACGCTCGCGAGTCTGCGGGCCGGCGACGAGGTGCTCGTGACGGGGACCGTCTTCACAGCGCGTGACGCCACTCACGAGCGGCTCCTCGCCGAGGCGCGGGCCACCGGCGCCCTGCCGTACGGCCTGGCGGGGCAGGCCATCTTCTACGCGGGACCTACGCCGGCCGCCGCCGGTCGCGCGATCGGCGCGATCGGTCCGACGACGGCGAGGCGCATGGACCCTTTCACGCCTGAGATGCTCGCCGGCGGCGTGACCGTCACGATCGGGAAGGGCGCGCGCTCCTCCGCCGTCCGCGCCGCGTGCGTCGCCAACGGCGCCGTGTACCTCGCGGCGGTCGGCGGGGCGGCGGCCCTTCTCGCGGAGCACGTCCGGTCGGCTCGCACGGTCGCCTATCCAGAGTTGGGCACCGAGGCGCTCGTCGAACTCGAGGTCGAGGACCTCCCGGCGTTCGTCGCCATCGACACGCTCGGCGGCGATCTCTACGCCGAGGCCCGGGTCCAGTGGCGTCGGGAAGGACGGTGA